The Apium graveolens cultivar Ventura chromosome 10, ASM990537v1, whole genome shotgun sequence nucleotide sequence TCCTGGGTTCGATCCTGGCTCACCCCGAGAATTGTtgagaacagatactcatttgtaaggtTATAAGCCAAAATTAGTCAAAAAAAAAAGTCTGAGCTTTGGCCTTATTTAATAAACAATATCCAGTATCATATGCTTTCCATTTAACAACTTAATTgttgtcaaaaacaacttaatgGTTTATCAGGTGCACGAGCCAGTAACAATCTAAATGTTGCAACCCAAGCAAACACACTTGCATTGATacacaaaacacaaaattattcCCGTGACAAATTACAAAAATGGAGATTTTGGGTGGGGAAGTGAGGGGGATGTTCACAGCGGGAGTAAGCCAGCAATAAGAAAAGGGGGGGGGGGGGCTTCTCAAGCAACCAGGAGCTCAGTTGGTCATGCTTAATCCAGAGAGTATTAGTCATACAGTTCGCCCTCCTTTTGGTAGCTTTTGATTACTCAACTAAACACATCGAATGCAGGCAGTCTATTTAGTCGCAACTTGTGAACTTGACTCCACTCCAGTACCTTCTACGGACTGTCTAGACTATTCATAACTTATATACCAAATCCAGGAAGAGGGATGAATCAGTTACTATTGACCTCGCCAAAGAATGATTTACAGAACAGCGTTTAAATTGATGTATAATTTGAGAAAAGGTGCATCAAATTATCCAGAGTTTCCGGATAAAACTTCCTTGCAAACAAGTAGCAAGGTCGCTTCATTCCGTTCCACAAGCAAGGTCTTGTTAATACCTTCTTCTGCATAAAGCAAAAAGTCCAGCATATATTCCTTAAAATTTAGATATAGTACTATAGATCATATACACTGTCAGATCAAATAAAAAGGTAAGTGTACCTTTTCATCACTCGTAAAATGTACACTGGTTTCAATTGACTGCATCGTACAAGTAATTGGACAGAACGTGTTAGAGCAGCAAGAGTGGAAACATATCTACATTTTAGAACAAGTTAAAAAAATGGAGTCGTACTGTCATGGTCTTTAGAAGCTCAAATGTAACATCTTGAGCCCGAAATGATCTTGGGTGCCACTTCATTTCGGACCAATCTACGAATGTTACCGACCAACTTGTAATTCCATTAGGATCAAACATCTGAAAAAAAGAAGTTATTTGGCAGTTAAAAAATATTCATTTAGAGAAGAATCATTACAGCACGACGCCGTTGCAGGACAAACCTTAAACAGGGTTGGCAAGTAATGTTCATCTGAATAGCAATTGCGGTTTCCCTCCATACCCGGCTGGAGAGTCAAAATTTTAAAGTCAATACATTTATCAGGCGGAGAGTCAAAACTTCAATGTATATACATCTATCAAGAGATAGTGTTAACTCTGCCTGTTTGGGAGAAACTTATAAGCTGCTTATAAGTCAGAACTCAGAAATACATACATATTTTGACTTCTAAGATATCAAGCACCTCATGGCTGGAATCAGATTTGGGAAAGAGAATGAAAAAGTTGCTAAATAGTTGTATCCCTGTACTGCAATCCCCGCACCCCCACCCATGCAGTGGGTACGAATTTTAATACGAGCAACTTAAATTTCCAACCGTTAGTTTTACCATATTCAGGCTACACCTTTTCTTACAGTTGACCTAATTTTGGAATCCTATATATAGCGTACACCGACTCAAATTTGGGTAGTCCACAACCTACTAAAGTCTATTGATTTGTTGGTGCCATTGTTAGTATTACTCCACCTTATATATTGAACTAAAGTCTCCACATGCCTGGATCCATATGGGATTGGGGTGTTACAAGCGAAGTACATTAATGTGGGTGAAATGTTCAAATTTGTTGTTTTCAATTATAATACTTAAAAAAATGAAGTTCCTATTAGTATATAGTTCATACATTTcgcataaataataataatatattaaaaaacGGCATTTGAAAAATTCTAAAATTGTACAGATTAAGAAATATCTATAAACTTAATTTGTTGTTTAAGAAATTCATAGAATATGCACCATGATAGTGTTTAAGCATAAACTTACCCTACAGTAGAGCCTGAATTTTGTATAATAGAGATAATCGGCTGTAACTAGTATTGCATGTTGTCTCTTCAAAGTGAACCACTGCAACAAGGATACCAATAATTTATTATACTAAGGTATATTTGAGCTTTTTGGTCATAAACAACATGTCAGGAATTACATAAACAAACCAATCAGGCCTTTAAAATCAAAAGTGAAAAAAAAAGTAATTTAAAACTAGCTTATACTCAGATGATTAATGATCAATCATCATCTAAATTTATCAAGTAAATTAATATTAGATTAAGTAATATTAATTTAACTTCTATAATCAAcattaattccaaaaatcaacgttaaattattaatattacaaaatcaTGGTACCCTACACTAAATTTGAATAATTAGTATTAACTTAATAATACTAGCCTAAATAATAGATAACCTATGGTAAATTCGAATCATCATATCAATCAagtaaattaatattaaattttgtGAAAATAACGTCTAAGAGGAATCATAACATGCAAGCGAGTCATTTATATATAGGCTAATAAGCTACCTAATTCGGCTAGTAGTACATATATGCTTGGAAGATACCGCTTGGAAGATACCTGTGACGCTTTCCGAAAGTATTGCATTTCAACTTCTGGCAGCATATGCTCCGAGTACCTACCGATACCATGCGGAcctggatcttcaaaactaaaGTGTACAGATTTGTGTTAGTATGAGAGATTTTCATATTTCATACAATGATGATAAAAGGTTTAGATAGCCAACAAAGGGTTGGTGCAGTGGTTGAGCTCTTGTCCCCCTTGCGGGAGGTCAAGAGTTCGACTCctagtgtgtgtgtgtgcgtgtaaTTAATTGCAAGATATTTAAGCATAGAACTAAAAGTCTGTTACTTGAAGTATATACAATGTGTAGAGTTGAAGTTTCCACAAGTGAACAATACACGGCGGCATTTGTATTATTATCATTACATTAACATAAATGCATGTTGCAACTTGCAAGTTAAATATAATTTTCAAGTGTAAAAGTATTCAGGCAATTGAACATCACAGTTTGATAAAAGTATAGTCATCTTACCTGTCAAGAAAACTGACATTGGTAAATATTAGGAAGTTGTACACATAATCGAAGTTATGAATTGGTACACAGCTGCAATAAAATGGAAGGATTGTATGACTCATCGTGTAAAAATAATTAGAGCACCCCATATTCAATCATTGAGTACAATAGTCTATGGCCAAATTACCTATCCGACAGCAATACAAATTGTTGATTATCTGGATCTTTAAGTGCATTTGCCAAAAGTCTCCTTTCTGCATCTACCATGGATATTTTTCCCCAGACCACCTATTTCATATGACCATATTGAATGTGTGAATTTTTTTATAACAAATTTAGcttctatatatttatatattctaCTTCCAAGTTACATGATCTATTATGTATGATATAACAGATGGATCCTGATTCCAGATGTTGGCTAATGGATTGTGACAAGTTACACCACTTAATGGCTATATTATAGGTTAGAAGCACTAAATTTGGTATTCCTGAAATTTGTACAAAAAATATCAATTCATAATCCTATAAATACAGTAACACCACAATAATTAATCTTAATCACCCATGCAAATCTACATTATACTAAAAGAGAGTACAAACTTGACATGTGTCACTTTCTTATTAAATTGGACACTTATCATTCTCTTATTAAAGATAGTTGCTTATGTGGCAATTAACTCCTCTAACTTAAAAAAATATTCATTCTCCACTAAATCTCTCTCCtccttaattatttttttttctccactaattctctcttttcttcattttcctacctccttattttcattttttatcTCATTTTTTCTTCATTACCATTGCAAATCTTCtttttttacaaatatatattttaagtatcTGTTCATAAAAATTGTCGGAATGAGTCAGAGTCGAATCCAGAATTTGGAATGACAGAGGATTAACTCATAACAACTTTAGTTATTCAATTGTGTTCATCATTATAAATCTTCACATAACGTATTTGAATAAGATATAAAATATGTCTATTTATAATTTCgtaaatataaaatataccatCATTAATATATTCTTAAAAACTTTAtatattaacttttaaatattagtttaattaaattaaatattatataaccGGGCAGTTGCAAGAGAACTAATCTAGTTTACTAACAATATATTCAGAATTTTCACCTGAAATAATTGAAACTGTATGTCTCCCTCCAAAAAATCTGGGTTAGGTAACTTACATGTAGTATTAGAAATTTGTAGCAAGGACTTTTTTCAAATGTCTTAGACTTTAAGACATTTCATTTTGGTACACAAATGTATGCATCTTGGATTTTCATAAAATGCAAATAGCACATACAAAGCCTTCCAAAGTGATTCTCCGATTTGGGCGTGACTCTCTAGTCACTTGGTGACCTTGATATGAGAATATAAATAGGGATGCATGTTATAGCAAGTACAGACACCAAATAAAGGGATACTGGAGATTAGAAAAGGTTCAAGATCAGCTTGTGGCTACGTCGACATGCACATATTGACATCTGAAAGAACCTAACTAAATATATACTCAAGCCTCTCACTCCATTAGTCATCAACTGAAGATCCTCTACATATGTTTCAACTCTGCATCTATAGCCTAAATAATGGATACAGATACAGTACAAAGAAATTTAGAATTGATATCAAAATGTGACATAATATTACAAGTGATGATGGAAACCTTACATTAATATTTAATAGATTTAAATCTAAAATCAATATGGTGATTTATAATTCGAAACAGTAGGGTATCTATAGCCTAAATGATGGATAGCAATATAGTATAGAGTAATCCAGAAAAATTTAATGTCTATCCAACTCGCGGGGATTCTGTGAATGCATTAGATTATAGTTTTATACTCCAATATCAGTTGAGAGGTGAACATTGCTAAAAGCAAAAAATCAAACATTAAGAAAGTACATTACTCTCATATCCAATCAAATCATACATTACTTTTAAATCATCCCCAATAACTGAAAGAGAAAGTACATGAAGAACCTAAATTAACATTTTCGGAAACTTTATATAGACTCAGTTAATATTTACAAAATTACTTATTATTGAGGGTATACTGCATTGGTTTCATATTAAACATCAGGGGAAAAAAGGGAATGGGGGTGACATTGCAACCAACtggaaatttaaaaaaaaaagagaataaACCAAGAATAGACAAAAAAATGGAAGTAGTACCGCCTTTATAGAGGAAAGATATCTCAATAGGAACACATACCTTCTCGCTATGAATATCCCGACCTGCAAAATAACGACTAACATGTACTGGCTGTTCCCGAGAGGCATGTATATAAACAGTAAATCTGTCATCGTGTCCCTGTAAAAATATTGAATAAGTCGAGTCCTGTTTTAGAAGAAGGCTTTCAGCTTCACAAAGAAGTACCCCAGAAATCTTGTTAGTAATCTAAATTTTTAAAGTTTTGTTTGGCACATTCACCATAATTACTTTGTTTTTTGTAACTTCATGGATGACATTTACATGTACGATTTTTCAAAACAGCTGCAGAGTTAAACCCACAATCATTTCCTTGATTAAAAAGGATGTAATAGCATGACTCATGCGAGTGACAAAATTTTACTGCCCTAAATAACTGAGGAAAATAGTGAGACTAGTCATGACCTATATGTAGATATTTAAGCATACACCTGGAACTACACTTGTCCACCTAACAAAACGGCTACTTGATaatttataaatgaaataaaatgataatctaaatttggaAAGCTAATTCTTAAGTAATCTTCTTTGAAGTCGCCTAAAATTTTGAGTCTCAGTGCTAATATGCACAGAAGACTTTGGAACTTGAACTAGATGTCCAGTCCTACAAAAGTTCTTGCCATGTATATCTTCATTTTTGTGTTTTTTAGTTTTTTAAGCACTCCCAACAAATAGATTAAATAATCAGCCTTTATTATTATTTACAACTCGTTAGAAGGTAAAATTTAAACTGTTCTGAACTTCTGATagcaataaaataataaaaagcTTTTACAAACCACCAGGCAATGAAAACCTCAAATAACATGAAAACAATATGACTTCAGGAAAGACATTTAAACAAATATTATAAATAAGATAGTGAAAAAGAGCTCACCTGGAAGAACATATCCCACAGCCTTTCGAAAGGTAATGGTCCGGGCGTCAAAAACATGAAAGCAATTTTTGGGTTTTTAGACTGAATAGTAGGTGTGTGCAAGATTTCCCTAATTACGACATGAGCTGCTGTCTCTTCATCGGTTAGTTCTTTTACAGGAATAGCTGGAATTTCTTCAACAGCACAACCGCCTGAAGACAATAAATTGCAGGATGCGGGGCTTGTTGGTGGATATGTGTAGACTGTAAGCAGAAAAATGCTGACCATAAAAACTAGAATAACAATCCATTTTGGCCCTTTTACATGTGGGCGATGGCGTGATCCAGCTTCTTTCATATCTAGTCTCCACAGATGATTTATTTTAATCTACTATCAAGTCGTCACTAGAGTTATTAGAATCACTCTGATATCTCTGTACCATACAGCAATGCAGTTTGAGCACGTAGAAGAGCTTCATATTTTTTAAGAATTTCAAACACCACTATCAGGgagataaaaatgtttacagttcACAACCATAGGACCTGCAACGtatcaaaataaatattgaaaGAATATTAAAGAACTCTCCAACAAATAAGTATTAAAAAATGAGCAAGCAAGATGGATATCAAGTAAAGGCATGCAGATAGGAAGAAGAATATATATTCTGTAAAATTAAGATTCGAATAATCATACTGAGAGATGTACACAACAAAAAAATGCACATAAGGTTTCAATTTTTCAGTGCACCTAGGATATCTACAATAAATTACGACCCAAACTGCATAGCAATGGGTTTTACTTGTAAAGGATCCTTTTTTGGAGGCAAACACACTCTAAAATTCATATCTACAAGTGGCCTATTTTGATCCCGATTGCAAAGATGTTTGATATAACGTATATAAACCGGCCTTCATATAAACATGGTAAACAATCAACTCCTGCATGTTGTTGCACACTCTTTTAGGGAACTTATCCAAGTACCTCTACTTGCAGTAAGAACGACACCTCGACCAAGGGTATATTAATGTTTTCACAGCCACAGGTGCCGTTTAAACAGACCGATTATATAAATGACATTAGCTCCTTTtcaggaagtaatatttacttttTCAAATGATATTCAATTTCTGAATTGACATAATGTATGTTCATCTAATTAGAGGTACTTAGTTCTGAAACTAGTATAAACTACCATGTTTCTCTCATTATTAGAATAAACCATTGCTGGTTTATCTATTACCCTAAGTTTCAAAATAGTTACATAATCTCTTGCACTTCTTCTTATCCAGTTAAAACATAGACATTATAAAATCAAATCCATATTTTTTTAATAGTCACTTACACTTCGATTCCAAAACCAAAGGAATCTAAAAAGAAGTCAATATGGATCATACAATATATCACAGTGAGTCAACTCAAATTGAAATCGAAACAGAATAGCACATTAAAATTTCACAAAATCCGATCCTACACGGTAAAATCGATACAAAGTGATCAGGCATCagtatataaaaatttaaacatccATATATTATATGTGATATGTGTGTTGTCAGAAAGTACCTGTATACGAGGAATAAAATCAAATGCAGCTGAAGGAGGTGAATCTGACCATTTGATGATACAAAATCAGACAAAGATAGCAATGCTGGAGCTTCTCTTTATTACAGTGATACACAACTACATGACATAGATATATTAATTCAGACAGTATACAGACATGATACTATCGTATAATATGAAAGTAAGTGAAGTGATGGGATTAGAGATCTGTAAGTGAAGAAAACGAAAGAGAGGAATTTTAACACATGGGGTTTGAAAATGTCCCTGATTTAGACTTTTTCAAGGGGGGCCTTGCATTATTTATGTTCAAGAGTTTTAATGTTAATACCCACGAGTGGAAAGTCGCCGTGTAAAGCGGGTCGGATGTTTAAAATGTCTCCTTGCACCTTGGATTAGTGTTATTCTTATCGGCCCAAATCGAATTCAGTTTAGTAGTAATTCATGTTTGTTAATCCAGTACGCATGAATTTGTAAAAATAAATCTATTACACTAAAATGGGGTGAAATGGCAGTTTGATCATTTAATATATCAACAATTTAAAATTAGACCATCCAAGTCAAAAAACTTACAGCCACGTTATTTCACTCTTAAAAATTTGCAATCAGGTCATTGACCGTTACTGACGTTAAAAAATAGACGGAATGATGACTATGCTAGATGAGTCGGCTTCAATCGATATGATGTGGCATGAACATGTCAGCTAAGATAAGGTTTAATGGTATCATATGCAAGTGTGATATTGCTGCTCCATGTCAAAAAGTTTGGGAAGAAGGTACAATGGATCCAGGGAGAAGTTTCTTTGGATGTAGCCACTGCTTGGTAAGCTTATATATGGTCCACCTAAATttaaacttgttttcaaatttgtAACAATTATTTCAATTTTTTGTTAGGACCCAAGCAAAAAGTGCAACTTTTTTGTGGGCTGATCCCCCATATTCGGATAGAGCAAGAGAGGTTATTAAGGAGTTGAAGGGAAAAATTAGAGGCAAATATGAAGAAGTGCAAAAATCTATGATGGAATTAAGCTTTGTGGAAAAGAAAATGTTGGTTCTAAATGAAGAATGTATCTCACTTCAAAAGAGAAATGATGAAGTAGAAGCTATTTTGCGGAAGGAGAAACAATCTAACAAAATGAAAAAGTTGTTAGTGATTGTAGTCATAGCTTGGATTAATTTCGGTTTGTTCAATTAATTTTCTGATTGCAGCAGGGAAAATAATGTGTAGTAGTTTGTTAATGCTTGCAATGTAATGatattcattaatataaaatGGAGTTCTTAATGTAATAATGTTCTTAATGTAAATGTGTTCTTAATATAATGGTGTTCTTAATATATAGTAGTTTATTCCGTGACTTCGCAAATAACAGTATAGTAGAGAAAGTTTGTAatcttaataaaaatataatcaaCAAAATAACTTGATAAGTATGCAAAAGACTGTTAATGGTGATCCCATTACATAGAATATTGTCATACATATTAAATCTGAATTCATTGACATTGTTTAAAGGACAAATTATGTCAAAAGATTCGCATTACAATAATTCATAGTCTAGTGGTCGAAAAAAAATATGTTCACTTCTTTTTGGGCCTTGGGGGGGGGGGCAAATGGCTTGACAGATTTTCTTGGTATTTTCTTCTTGGCTTTTGGTGGTCTTGTTGGAGGTGTTGAGGCTGGTGAAGTACACCATGTTCCTGTGTGCTTCCTCAAACTTGGTGTTGGCATCTAGAAACAAGATGTATAAATATCGTAAACAATCATACCAACTAAAATgtaataataaaattaacatcACTTACAAACTTCATTCTAGTGCTAGGTCCAGGTTGTTCATGTTAGTCTCTtgacaatatagcaagaattacagaagggggttgaatgaaattcttgaacctttttctcgaaataaaaatgttcaaacttgaatatagatataagtgttttgattagcacaatgcggaatagaaacttaattgaatcaaaacataagtaattaaaaacaaaagtctttaaaaactttctggtggatttaaataattgtaacgactgggaaatttacgtttatattatatcagaatcataataaataaggtgtgttaatgtgtcatttatgtgtgattatgtGTCAAACCCtgtttgttatgtgttacgtgcatttcgtgtcatttctgtattttcaaggtatttttcagatattttattatgcattcatcgttttcatttcaaacgttttacgacccaaacaatgattttaaagccagtatttcaaataaaataatgggccttatttttcatcaaatggctttttCCATCActttattctgaacatctagatattttataaattttctcgttttacgaaaaatgacttttccggccccattgggtgtcgaaaaccccacaaaaatcatatttttattttttttaaattataggactttcatttatattatttctttgcatttttgcattattcacaatttttgggaaattttggcatacatattgtatatataaaatatttataaattaaattttaatactcaaaaattataaaattagaggcctattaattttaaaaagtgtagaattagggccttaattttaattaggagtattaattttactactataaatagcttaatttttatttaattaatcataattattaattaaaaatcagaaaaatatacaaAATTCTCTACAGCCGGGTCGGGTTGAACAAATTCGGGTTGAGGATTCAATCgttgattttgatctgatttctgtaccaaatcaagcagttcgagtatccaaatcgaaggttttgatctgttctttccatttctagcatcaatttcacgttttaattcgtagtttttgattttcaaattctagggtttatgttcgaattaggactttttgattctggggttattatgatgttttgatgattgatatagctttgttagatgatttacagttgattcatggtgtttaattgaacaaacgtgttaggaatatgtgtattagtttgatgataagttaaacaaaacacttaagtagaattctagtgtttgtagcctcaacggataagaccatcttggctatccgttgaaggagtagctttacttagcaataagtttagtattgtagcacatttcattctctggattcaagttgtaattcttagatgttgtaggaaattattagtcatgttgactactaatggatatgcaaataggagggctaattgtaaatatttcatgccttgtaattttgtataagtgaagaagtatcaacggatattgaagaccttcaacggataagaaacaaagcttcaacggatgtctctaatgcttcaacggataatatccatcaacggataagtgcttcaacggataaagacttcaactgataatgcatcaacggataaagcttcaacggataaagcctcaacggataagacatcaacggatgaaagcttcaacggatgcttagttcattagcagttgatactgacaattcacaagctgacagaggcacatgggttgacagagacaaactggaatgtggaagcctctaggaggaatcaagaaaatgcagcatttccattctgatacaaacaaggaagtattcaaagatctacagccaagcctaaattgcatttgatagagaaatgaagaagaaacatgtgaagaatctttttaattgtattttacagttttgtcttcacttgtaaacttggtgatatatataaaccaagtagcagctagtaattagataagaattttcctgagctgtttagaaatatccagagagaaaatcatctagtttgtactaggaagcagctgtgatttaattctttgaatcacagattctctgaaataacacatctctggtggaacaacaaatccaccagaaaagtttttaagttctttgtgttctttacatttgtgtttgaatatatatctgtctgtatcagcttcaagcaattcacacacattttttcacttaaacacttagccttagaaactactcaaaacttgaaaaagttttgagatttacattcaaccccccttctgtaaatctcattgttagtccactgagAATAACaaaacaattggtatcagagcta carries:
- the LOC141693323 gene encoding glycosyltransferase BC10-like, giving the protein MKEAGSRHRPHVKGPKWIVILVFMVSIFLLTVYTYPPTSPASCNLLSSGGCAVEEIPAIPVKELTDEETAAHVVIREILHTPTIQSKNPKIAFMFLTPGPLPFERLWDMFFQGHDDRFTVYIHASREQPVHVSRYFAGRDIHSEKVVWGKISMVDAERRLLANALKDPDNQQFVLLSDSCVPIHNFDYVYNFLIFTNVSFLDSFEDPGPHGIGRYSEHMLPEVEMQYFRKASQWFTLKRQHAILVTADYLYYTKFRLYCRPGMEGNRNCYSDEHYLPTLFKMFDPNGITSWSVTFVDWSEMKWHPRSFRAQDVTFELLKTMTSIETSVHFTSDEKKKVLTRPCLWNGMKRPCYLFARKFYPETLDNLMHLFSNYTSI